Proteins encoded within one genomic window of Lynx canadensis isolate LIC74 chromosome B4, mLynCan4.pri.v2, whole genome shotgun sequence:
- the ARHGAP9 gene encoding rho GTPase-activating protein 9 isoform X3 encodes MLSGRWWPSTWGSLGLGSRNPSQGSQLCALYAFTYTGADGRQVSLAEGDRFLLLRKTNSDWWLARRLGAPSTSRPIFVPAAYMAEESISSQRPTTITSSQSLWIPGPKLFPGSLEELHLSQEPPGRAQATSKQPPPLPPKMCRSVSVTNLRPTLLKPFQEGASGRSLSQENLLTEANANPARPQPLMSEHPVYCNLVDLRRCPKSPPPSPACPPLQRLDAWEQHLDPNSGRCFYINSLTGSKSWKPPRRTRVREMNLGSMEGTQTRNRGNGVLQPQTKGSESETGNPELLGPQGSLSHCQHTSQLHPSDQPAALQPTRPLPQVLDDPHEVEKSGLLNVTKIAQGGRKLRKNWSSSWVVLAGNSLVFYREPPPAAPSSIWGPAGSRPESSVDLRGAALAHGRHLSSRRNVLHIRTVPGHEFLLQSDHETELRAWHRALRAVIERLDRENPLELRLSGSGPAELEELSGGEEDEEESVPVSRPLLRIGGRGSSRRCPEGNEQNRVRNKLKRLIAKRPSLQSLQERGLLRDQVFGCQLESLCQREGDTVPSFVRLCIAAVDKRGLDVDGIYRVSGNLAVVQKLRFLVDRERAVTSDGRYVFPEQPGQEGRLDLDSAEWDDIHVVTGALKLFLRELPQPLVPPQLLPHFRAALALSESEQRLSQIRELIGSMPTPNRDTLRYLLEHLCRVIAHSDKNRMTPHNLGIVFGPTLFRPEQETSDPAAHALYPGQLVQLMLTDFTRLFR; translated from the exons ATGCTGTCAGGCCGGTGGTGGCCAAGTACCTGGGGGAGCCTCGGGCTGGGATCCCGAAACCCTTCTCAGGGATCCCAGCTCTGCGCCCTCTATGCCTTCACTTACACTGGGGCAGATGGCCGACAAGTGTCCCTGGCTGAGGGGGACAGGTTCCTACTGCTTCGAAAGACCAACTCAGACTGGTGGTTGGCAAGGCGCCTGGGAGCACCCTCTACTTCCCGACCCATCTTTGTCCCAGCTGCCTACATGGCAGAGGAATCTATCTCTTCCCAGAGACCAACCACCATCACCTCCAGCCAATCCCTCTGGATTCCTG GGCCAAAGTTGTTTCCTGGCTCCCTGGAGGAGCTGCACCTGTCTCAGGAACCCCCAGGCAGAGCCCAGGCCACCTCTAAGcagcctcctcctctgccccccaaaaTGTGTAGAAGTGTCAGTGTTACCAATTTGAGGCCTACCCTTCTGAAGCCCTTTCAGGAAGGAGCAAGTGGAAGATCCCTCTCTCAGGAAAACTTGCTGACAGAGGCCAATGCTAACCCG GCAAGACCCCAGCCCCTCATGTCAGAGCACCCTGTGTACTGCAACCTAGTGGACCTTCGCCGCTGTCCCAAGTCTCCTCCCCCAAGCCCTGCGTGCCCCCCGCTGCAGAGACTGGACGCCTGGGAGCAGCACTTGGACCCTAACTCTGGGCGCTGCTTCTACATAAATTCGCTGACTGGCTCCAAGTCCTGGAAGCCCCCGCGCCGCACTCGCGTGCGAGAGATG aACCTTGGCTCCATGGAGGGGACGCAGACCCGGAATAGGGGCAACGGTGTCCTGCAACCTCAGACAAAGggctcagaatctgaaacagggaaCCCAGAACTGCTTGGCCCCCAG GGTTCACTCTCCCACTGCCAGCACACCTCCCAGCTCCACCCCTCAGACCAGCCAGCAGCCTTGCAGCCCACTCGACCTCTGCCGCAGGTCTTGGACGACCCCCAT GAGGTGGAAAAGTCGGGTCTGCTCAACGTGACCAAGATCGCCCAGGGGGGGCGCAAGCTCAG GAAGAACTGGAGCTCATCTTGGGTGGTGTTAGCAGGTAACAGCTTGGTGTTCTACCGGGAGCCGCCGCCTGCAGCGCCCTCCTCAATCTGG GGACCAGCGGGTAGCCGACCCGAAAGCAGCGTGGACCTGCGCGGGGCAGCCCTGGCCCACGGCCGCCACCTGTCCAGCCGCCGCAACGTCCTGCAC ATCCGCACGGTCCCCGGCCACGAGTTCCTGCTGCAGTCAGACCACGAGACCGAGTTGCGAGCCTGGCACCGCGCGCTGCGGGCGGTCATCGAACGCCTG GATCGAGAGAACCCCCTGGAGCTGCGTCTGTCAGGTTCGGGACCCGCAGAGCTGGAGGAGCTGAGCGGCGGAGAGGAAGACGAAGAGGAGTCGGTGCCGGTGTCCAGGCCACTGCTGCGGATCGGCGGCCGCGGGAGCTCTC GTCGGTGTCCTGAAGGAAACGAGCAGAACCGCGTGCGGAACAAACTAAAGCGCCTTATCGCAAAGAGACCATCCTTGCAAAGCCTGCAGGAGCGTGGTCTGCTCCGAG ACCAGGTGTTCGGCTGCCAGTTGGAATCACTGTGCCAGCGGGAAGGGGACACCGTGCCCAGCTTTGTGCGGCTCTGCATTGCTGCTGTGGATAAGAGAG GTCTAGATGTAGATGGCATTTACCGAGTGAGTGGGAACTTGGCGGTGGTCCAGAAACTTCGCTTCCTGGTGGACAGAG AGCGGGCGGTCACCTCCGATGGGAGGTATGTGTTCCCAGAACAGCCAGGACAAG AGGGCCGATTAGATTTGGACAGTGCCGAATGGGATGATATTCACGTGGTCACTGGAGCACTGAAGCTTTTTCTCAGGGAGCTACCCCAGCCTCTGGTGCCCCCACAGCTGCTGCCACATTTTCGTGCTGCCCTTG cACTCTCTGAATCAGAACAGCGCCTCTCTCAAATTCGAGAATTAATAGGCTCAATGCCCACGCCGAACCGTGACACCCTGCGGTACCTCCTGGAGCATTTATGCAG GGTGATAGCACACTCAGATAAGAACCGCATGACCCCGCACAACCTGGGAATCGTGTTTGGGCCAACCCTGTTTCGCCCAGAGCAGGAGACATCTGACCCAGCAGCCCATGCTCTCTACCCTGGGCAGCTAGTCCAGCTCATGCTCACTGATTTCACCAGGCTTTTCCGCTGA
- the ARHGAP9 gene encoding rho GTPase-activating protein 9 isoform X1 — MLSGRWWPSTWGSLGLGSRNPSQGSQLCALYAFTYTGADGRQVSLAEGDRFLLLRKTNSDWWLARRLGAPSTSRPIFVPAAYMAEESISSQRPTTITSSQSLWIPGPKLFPGSLEELHLSQEPPGRAQATSKQPPPLPPKMCRSVSVTNLRPTLLKPFQEGASGRSLSQENLLTEANANPARPQPLMSEHPVYCNLVDLRRCPKSPPPSPACPPLQRLDAWEQHLDPNSGRCFYINSLTGSKSWKPPRRTRVREMNLGSMEGTQTRNRGNGVLQPQTKGSESETGNPELLGPQGSLSHCQHTSQLHPSDQPAALQPTRPLPQVLDDPHEVEKSGLLNVTKIAQGGRKLRKNWSSSWVVLAGNSLVFYREPPPAAPSSIWGPAGSRPESSVDLRGAALAHGRHLSSRRNVLHIRTVPGHEFLLQSDHETELRAWHRALRAVIERLDRENPLELRLSGSGPAELEELSGGEEDEEESVPVSRPLLRIGGRGSSRRCPEGNEQNRVRNKLKRLIAKRPSLQSLQERGLLRDQVFGCQLESLCQREGDTVPSFVRLCIAAVDKRGHFPETAQSTPSNRPRPGIPHLPHLSLPPALFLSTLGSLTSPHHIQLRAGILICSLPHLLGLDVDGIYRVSGNLAVVQKLRFLVDRERAVTSDGRYVFPEQPGQEGRLDLDSAEWDDIHVVTGALKLFLRELPQPLVPPQLLPHFRAALALSESEQRLSQIRELIGSMPTPNRDTLRYLLEHLCRVIAHSDKNRMTPHNLGIVFGPTLFRPEQETSDPAAHALYPGQLVQLMLTDFTRLFR; from the exons ATGCTGTCAGGCCGGTGGTGGCCAAGTACCTGGGGGAGCCTCGGGCTGGGATCCCGAAACCCTTCTCAGGGATCCCAGCTCTGCGCCCTCTATGCCTTCACTTACACTGGGGCAGATGGCCGACAAGTGTCCCTGGCTGAGGGGGACAGGTTCCTACTGCTTCGAAAGACCAACTCAGACTGGTGGTTGGCAAGGCGCCTGGGAGCACCCTCTACTTCCCGACCCATCTTTGTCCCAGCTGCCTACATGGCAGAGGAATCTATCTCTTCCCAGAGACCAACCACCATCACCTCCAGCCAATCCCTCTGGATTCCTG GGCCAAAGTTGTTTCCTGGCTCCCTGGAGGAGCTGCACCTGTCTCAGGAACCCCCAGGCAGAGCCCAGGCCACCTCTAAGcagcctcctcctctgccccccaaaaTGTGTAGAAGTGTCAGTGTTACCAATTTGAGGCCTACCCTTCTGAAGCCCTTTCAGGAAGGAGCAAGTGGAAGATCCCTCTCTCAGGAAAACTTGCTGACAGAGGCCAATGCTAACCCG GCAAGACCCCAGCCCCTCATGTCAGAGCACCCTGTGTACTGCAACCTAGTGGACCTTCGCCGCTGTCCCAAGTCTCCTCCCCCAAGCCCTGCGTGCCCCCCGCTGCAGAGACTGGACGCCTGGGAGCAGCACTTGGACCCTAACTCTGGGCGCTGCTTCTACATAAATTCGCTGACTGGCTCCAAGTCCTGGAAGCCCCCGCGCCGCACTCGCGTGCGAGAGATG aACCTTGGCTCCATGGAGGGGACGCAGACCCGGAATAGGGGCAACGGTGTCCTGCAACCTCAGACAAAGggctcagaatctgaaacagggaaCCCAGAACTGCTTGGCCCCCAG GGTTCACTCTCCCACTGCCAGCACACCTCCCAGCTCCACCCCTCAGACCAGCCAGCAGCCTTGCAGCCCACTCGACCTCTGCCGCAGGTCTTGGACGACCCCCAT GAGGTGGAAAAGTCGGGTCTGCTCAACGTGACCAAGATCGCCCAGGGGGGGCGCAAGCTCAG GAAGAACTGGAGCTCATCTTGGGTGGTGTTAGCAGGTAACAGCTTGGTGTTCTACCGGGAGCCGCCGCCTGCAGCGCCCTCCTCAATCTGG GGACCAGCGGGTAGCCGACCCGAAAGCAGCGTGGACCTGCGCGGGGCAGCCCTGGCCCACGGCCGCCACCTGTCCAGCCGCCGCAACGTCCTGCAC ATCCGCACGGTCCCCGGCCACGAGTTCCTGCTGCAGTCAGACCACGAGACCGAGTTGCGAGCCTGGCACCGCGCGCTGCGGGCGGTCATCGAACGCCTG GATCGAGAGAACCCCCTGGAGCTGCGTCTGTCAGGTTCGGGACCCGCAGAGCTGGAGGAGCTGAGCGGCGGAGAGGAAGACGAAGAGGAGTCGGTGCCGGTGTCCAGGCCACTGCTGCGGATCGGCGGCCGCGGGAGCTCTC GTCGGTGTCCTGAAGGAAACGAGCAGAACCGCGTGCGGAACAAACTAAAGCGCCTTATCGCAAAGAGACCATCCTTGCAAAGCCTGCAGGAGCGTGGTCTGCTCCGAG ACCAGGTGTTCGGCTGCCAGTTGGAATCACTGTGCCAGCGGGAAGGGGACACCGTGCCCAGCTTTGTGCGGCTCTGCATTGCTGCTGTGGATAAGAGAGGTCACTTTCCAGAGACCGCACAATCCACCCCTTCCAACAGGCCAAGGCCTGGaattccccacctcccccaccttaGTCTCCCTCCTGCATTATTTCTCTCCACCCTTGGGTCTCTCACCAGTCCTCACCACATACAACTTAGAGCGGGAATCCTTATCTGCTCCCTGCCTCATCTCCTAGGTCTAGATGTAGATGGCATTTACCGAGTGAGTGGGAACTTGGCGGTGGTCCAGAAACTTCGCTTCCTGGTGGACAGAG AGCGGGCGGTCACCTCCGATGGGAGGTATGTGTTCCCAGAACAGCCAGGACAAG AGGGCCGATTAGATTTGGACAGTGCCGAATGGGATGATATTCACGTGGTCACTGGAGCACTGAAGCTTTTTCTCAGGGAGCTACCCCAGCCTCTGGTGCCCCCACAGCTGCTGCCACATTTTCGTGCTGCCCTTG cACTCTCTGAATCAGAACAGCGCCTCTCTCAAATTCGAGAATTAATAGGCTCAATGCCCACGCCGAACCGTGACACCCTGCGGTACCTCCTGGAGCATTTATGCAG GGTGATAGCACACTCAGATAAGAACCGCATGACCCCGCACAACCTGGGAATCGTGTTTGGGCCAACCCTGTTTCGCCCAGAGCAGGAGACATCTGACCCAGCAGCCCATGCTCTCTACCCTGGGCAGCTAGTCCAGCTCATGCTCACTGATTTCACCAGGCTTTTCCGCTGA
- the ARHGAP9 gene encoding rho GTPase-activating protein 9 isoform X5, with protein sequence MSEHPVYCNLVDLRRCPKSPPPSPACPPLQRLDAWEQHLDPNSGRCFYINSLTGSKSWKPPRRTRVREMNLGSMEGTQTRNRGNGVLQPQTKGSESETGNPELLGPQGSLSHCQHTSQLHPSDQPAALQPTRPLPQVLDDPHEVEKSGLLNVTKIAQGGRKLRKNWSSSWVVLAGNSLVFYREPPPAAPSSIWGPAGSRPESSVDLRGAALAHGRHLSSRRNVLHIRTVPGHEFLLQSDHETELRAWHRALRAVIERLDRENPLELRLSGSGPAELEELSGGEEDEEESVPVSRPLLRIGGRGSSRRCPEGNEQNRVRNKLKRLIAKRPSLQSLQERGLLRDQVFGCQLESLCQREGDTVPSFVRLCIAAVDKRGHFPETAQSTPSNRPRPGIPHLPHLSLPPALFLSTLGSLTSPHHIQLRAGILICSLPHLLGLDVDGIYRVSGNLAVVQKLRFLVDRERAVTSDGRYVFPEQPGQEGRLDLDSAEWDDIHVVTGALKLFLRELPQPLVPPQLLPHFRAALALSESEQRLSQIRELIGSMPTPNRDTLRYLLEHLCRVIAHSDKNRMTPHNLGIVFGPTLFRPEQETSDPAAHALYPGQLVQLMLTDFTRLFR encoded by the exons ATGTCAGAGCACCCTGTGTACTGCAACCTAGTGGACCTTCGCCGCTGTCCCAAGTCTCCTCCCCCAAGCCCTGCGTGCCCCCCGCTGCAGAGACTGGACGCCTGGGAGCAGCACTTGGACCCTAACTCTGGGCGCTGCTTCTACATAAATTCGCTGACTGGCTCCAAGTCCTGGAAGCCCCCGCGCCGCACTCGCGTGCGAGAGATG aACCTTGGCTCCATGGAGGGGACGCAGACCCGGAATAGGGGCAACGGTGTCCTGCAACCTCAGACAAAGggctcagaatctgaaacagggaaCCCAGAACTGCTTGGCCCCCAG GGTTCACTCTCCCACTGCCAGCACACCTCCCAGCTCCACCCCTCAGACCAGCCAGCAGCCTTGCAGCCCACTCGACCTCTGCCGCAGGTCTTGGACGACCCCCAT GAGGTGGAAAAGTCGGGTCTGCTCAACGTGACCAAGATCGCCCAGGGGGGGCGCAAGCTCAG GAAGAACTGGAGCTCATCTTGGGTGGTGTTAGCAGGTAACAGCTTGGTGTTCTACCGGGAGCCGCCGCCTGCAGCGCCCTCCTCAATCTGG GGACCAGCGGGTAGCCGACCCGAAAGCAGCGTGGACCTGCGCGGGGCAGCCCTGGCCCACGGCCGCCACCTGTCCAGCCGCCGCAACGTCCTGCAC ATCCGCACGGTCCCCGGCCACGAGTTCCTGCTGCAGTCAGACCACGAGACCGAGTTGCGAGCCTGGCACCGCGCGCTGCGGGCGGTCATCGAACGCCTG GATCGAGAGAACCCCCTGGAGCTGCGTCTGTCAGGTTCGGGACCCGCAGAGCTGGAGGAGCTGAGCGGCGGAGAGGAAGACGAAGAGGAGTCGGTGCCGGTGTCCAGGCCACTGCTGCGGATCGGCGGCCGCGGGAGCTCTC GTCGGTGTCCTGAAGGAAACGAGCAGAACCGCGTGCGGAACAAACTAAAGCGCCTTATCGCAAAGAGACCATCCTTGCAAAGCCTGCAGGAGCGTGGTCTGCTCCGAG ACCAGGTGTTCGGCTGCCAGTTGGAATCACTGTGCCAGCGGGAAGGGGACACCGTGCCCAGCTTTGTGCGGCTCTGCATTGCTGCTGTGGATAAGAGAGGTCACTTTCCAGAGACCGCACAATCCACCCCTTCCAACAGGCCAAGGCCTGGaattccccacctcccccaccttaGTCTCCCTCCTGCATTATTTCTCTCCACCCTTGGGTCTCTCACCAGTCCTCACCACATACAACTTAGAGCGGGAATCCTTATCTGCTCCCTGCCTCATCTCCTAGGTCTAGATGTAGATGGCATTTACCGAGTGAGTGGGAACTTGGCGGTGGTCCAGAAACTTCGCTTCCTGGTGGACAGAG AGCGGGCGGTCACCTCCGATGGGAGGTATGTGTTCCCAGAACAGCCAGGACAAG AGGGCCGATTAGATTTGGACAGTGCCGAATGGGATGATATTCACGTGGTCACTGGAGCACTGAAGCTTTTTCTCAGGGAGCTACCCCAGCCTCTGGTGCCCCCACAGCTGCTGCCACATTTTCGTGCTGCCCTTG cACTCTCTGAATCAGAACAGCGCCTCTCTCAAATTCGAGAATTAATAGGCTCAATGCCCACGCCGAACCGTGACACCCTGCGGTACCTCCTGGAGCATTTATGCAG GGTGATAGCACACTCAGATAAGAACCGCATGACCCCGCACAACCTGGGAATCGTGTTTGGGCCAACCCTGTTTCGCCCAGAGCAGGAGACATCTGACCCAGCAGCCCATGCTCTCTACCCTGGGCAGCTAGTCCAGCTCATGCTCACTGATTTCACCAGGCTTTTCCGCTGA
- the ARHGAP9 gene encoding rho GTPase-activating protein 9 isoform X2, whose amino-acid sequence MLSGRWWPSTWGSLGLGSRNPSQGSQLCALYAFTYTGADGRQVSLAEGDRFLLLRKTNSDWWLARRLGAPSTSRPIFVPAAYMAEESISSQRPTTITSSQSLWIPGPKLFPGSLEELHLSQEPPGRAQATSKQPPPLPPKMCRSVSVTNLRPTLLKPFQEGASGRSLSQENLLTEANANPARPQPLMSEHPVYCNLVDLRRCPKSPPPSPACPPLQRLDAWEQHLDPNSGRCFYINSLTGSKSWKPPRRTRVREMNLGSMEGTQTRNRGNGVLQPQTKGSESETGNPELLGPQPGTPKFKFPPLVPPIPSPRVHSPTASTPPSSTPQTSQQPCSPLDLCRRSWTTPMKNWSSSWVVLAGNSLVFYREPPPAAPSSIWGPAGSRPESSVDLRGAALAHGRHLSSRRNVLHIRTVPGHEFLLQSDHETELRAWHRALRAVIERLDRENPLELRLSGSGPAELEELSGGEEDEEESVPVSRPLLRIGGRGSSRRCPEGNEQNRVRNKLKRLIAKRPSLQSLQERGLLRDQVFGCQLESLCQREGDTVPSFVRLCIAAVDKRGHFPETAQSTPSNRPRPGIPHLPHLSLPPALFLSTLGSLTSPHHIQLRAGILICSLPHLLGLDVDGIYRVSGNLAVVQKLRFLVDRERAVTSDGRYVFPEQPGQEGRLDLDSAEWDDIHVVTGALKLFLRELPQPLVPPQLLPHFRAALALSESEQRLSQIRELIGSMPTPNRDTLRYLLEHLCRVIAHSDKNRMTPHNLGIVFGPTLFRPEQETSDPAAHALYPGQLVQLMLTDFTRLFR is encoded by the exons ATGCTGTCAGGCCGGTGGTGGCCAAGTACCTGGGGGAGCCTCGGGCTGGGATCCCGAAACCCTTCTCAGGGATCCCAGCTCTGCGCCCTCTATGCCTTCACTTACACTGGGGCAGATGGCCGACAAGTGTCCCTGGCTGAGGGGGACAGGTTCCTACTGCTTCGAAAGACCAACTCAGACTGGTGGTTGGCAAGGCGCCTGGGAGCACCCTCTACTTCCCGACCCATCTTTGTCCCAGCTGCCTACATGGCAGAGGAATCTATCTCTTCCCAGAGACCAACCACCATCACCTCCAGCCAATCCCTCTGGATTCCTG GGCCAAAGTTGTTTCCTGGCTCCCTGGAGGAGCTGCACCTGTCTCAGGAACCCCCAGGCAGAGCCCAGGCCACCTCTAAGcagcctcctcctctgccccccaaaaTGTGTAGAAGTGTCAGTGTTACCAATTTGAGGCCTACCCTTCTGAAGCCCTTTCAGGAAGGAGCAAGTGGAAGATCCCTCTCTCAGGAAAACTTGCTGACAGAGGCCAATGCTAACCCG GCAAGACCCCAGCCCCTCATGTCAGAGCACCCTGTGTACTGCAACCTAGTGGACCTTCGCCGCTGTCCCAAGTCTCCTCCCCCAAGCCCTGCGTGCCCCCCGCTGCAGAGACTGGACGCCTGGGAGCAGCACTTGGACCCTAACTCTGGGCGCTGCTTCTACATAAATTCGCTGACTGGCTCCAAGTCCTGGAAGCCCCCGCGCCGCACTCGCGTGCGAGAGATG aACCTTGGCTCCATGGAGGGGACGCAGACCCGGAATAGGGGCAACGGTGTCCTGCAACCTCAGACAAAGggctcagaatctgaaacagggaaCCCAGAACTGCTTGGCCCCCAG CCAGGAACTCCGAAGTTCAAGTTTCCTCCACTTGTTCCTCCAATCCCCTCCCCCAGGGTTCACTCTCCCACTGCCAGCACACCTCCCAGCTCCACCCCTCAGACCAGCCAGCAGCCTTGCAGCCCACTCGACCTCTGCCGCAGGTCTTGGACGACCCCCAT GAAGAACTGGAGCTCATCTTGGGTGGTGTTAGCAGGTAACAGCTTGGTGTTCTACCGGGAGCCGCCGCCTGCAGCGCCCTCCTCAATCTGG GGACCAGCGGGTAGCCGACCCGAAAGCAGCGTGGACCTGCGCGGGGCAGCCCTGGCCCACGGCCGCCACCTGTCCAGCCGCCGCAACGTCCTGCAC ATCCGCACGGTCCCCGGCCACGAGTTCCTGCTGCAGTCAGACCACGAGACCGAGTTGCGAGCCTGGCACCGCGCGCTGCGGGCGGTCATCGAACGCCTG GATCGAGAGAACCCCCTGGAGCTGCGTCTGTCAGGTTCGGGACCCGCAGAGCTGGAGGAGCTGAGCGGCGGAGAGGAAGACGAAGAGGAGTCGGTGCCGGTGTCCAGGCCACTGCTGCGGATCGGCGGCCGCGGGAGCTCTC GTCGGTGTCCTGAAGGAAACGAGCAGAACCGCGTGCGGAACAAACTAAAGCGCCTTATCGCAAAGAGACCATCCTTGCAAAGCCTGCAGGAGCGTGGTCTGCTCCGAG ACCAGGTGTTCGGCTGCCAGTTGGAATCACTGTGCCAGCGGGAAGGGGACACCGTGCCCAGCTTTGTGCGGCTCTGCATTGCTGCTGTGGATAAGAGAGGTCACTTTCCAGAGACCGCACAATCCACCCCTTCCAACAGGCCAAGGCCTGGaattccccacctcccccaccttaGTCTCCCTCCTGCATTATTTCTCTCCACCCTTGGGTCTCTCACCAGTCCTCACCACATACAACTTAGAGCGGGAATCCTTATCTGCTCCCTGCCTCATCTCCTAGGTCTAGATGTAGATGGCATTTACCGAGTGAGTGGGAACTTGGCGGTGGTCCAGAAACTTCGCTTCCTGGTGGACAGAG AGCGGGCGGTCACCTCCGATGGGAGGTATGTGTTCCCAGAACAGCCAGGACAAG AGGGCCGATTAGATTTGGACAGTGCCGAATGGGATGATATTCACGTGGTCACTGGAGCACTGAAGCTTTTTCTCAGGGAGCTACCCCAGCCTCTGGTGCCCCCACAGCTGCTGCCACATTTTCGTGCTGCCCTTG cACTCTCTGAATCAGAACAGCGCCTCTCTCAAATTCGAGAATTAATAGGCTCAATGCCCACGCCGAACCGTGACACCCTGCGGTACCTCCTGGAGCATTTATGCAG GGTGATAGCACACTCAGATAAGAACCGCATGACCCCGCACAACCTGGGAATCGTGTTTGGGCCAACCCTGTTTCGCCCAGAGCAGGAGACATCTGACCCAGCAGCCCATGCTCTCTACCCTGGGCAGCTAGTCCAGCTCATGCTCACTGATTTCACCAGGCTTTTCCGCTGA
- the ARHGAP9 gene encoding rho GTPase-activating protein 9 isoform X4: MLSGRWWPSTWGSLGLGSRNPSQGSQLCALYAFTYTGADGRQVSLAEGDRFLLLRKTNSDWWLARRLGAPSTSRPIFVPAAYMAEESISSQRPTTITSSQSLWIPGPKLFPGSLEELHLSQEPPGRAQATSKQPPPLPPKMCRSVSVTNLRPTLLKPFQEGASGRSLSQENLLTEANANPARPQPLMSEHPVYCNLVDLRRCPKSPPPSPACPPLQRLDAWEQHLDPNSGRCFYINSLTGSKSWKPPRRTRVREMNLGSMEGTQTRNRGNGVLQPQTKGSESETGNPELLGPQGSLSHCQHTSQLHPSDQPAALQPTRPLPQVLDDPHEVEKSGLLNVTKIAQGGRKLRKNWSSSWVVLAGNSLVFYREPPPAAPSSIWGPAGSRPESSVDLRGAALAHGRHLSSRRNVLHIRTVPGHEFLLQSDHETELRAWHRALRAVIERLDRENPLELRLSGSGPAELEELSGGEEDEEESVPVSRPLLRIGGRGSSRRCPEGNEQNRVRNKLKRLIAKRPSLQSLQERGLLRDQVFGCQLESLCQREGDTVPSFVRLCIAAVDKRGHFPETAQSTPSNRPRPGIPHLPHLSLPPALFLSTLGSLTSPHHIQLRAGILICSLPHLLGLDVDGIYRVSGNLAVVQKLRFLVDRERAVTSDGRYVFPEQPGQALSPSAHPSPPRGPIRFGQCRMG, from the exons ATGCTGTCAGGCCGGTGGTGGCCAAGTACCTGGGGGAGCCTCGGGCTGGGATCCCGAAACCCTTCTCAGGGATCCCAGCTCTGCGCCCTCTATGCCTTCACTTACACTGGGGCAGATGGCCGACAAGTGTCCCTGGCTGAGGGGGACAGGTTCCTACTGCTTCGAAAGACCAACTCAGACTGGTGGTTGGCAAGGCGCCTGGGAGCACCCTCTACTTCCCGACCCATCTTTGTCCCAGCTGCCTACATGGCAGAGGAATCTATCTCTTCCCAGAGACCAACCACCATCACCTCCAGCCAATCCCTCTGGATTCCTG GGCCAAAGTTGTTTCCTGGCTCCCTGGAGGAGCTGCACCTGTCTCAGGAACCCCCAGGCAGAGCCCAGGCCACCTCTAAGcagcctcctcctctgccccccaaaaTGTGTAGAAGTGTCAGTGTTACCAATTTGAGGCCTACCCTTCTGAAGCCCTTTCAGGAAGGAGCAAGTGGAAGATCCCTCTCTCAGGAAAACTTGCTGACAGAGGCCAATGCTAACCCG GCAAGACCCCAGCCCCTCATGTCAGAGCACCCTGTGTACTGCAACCTAGTGGACCTTCGCCGCTGTCCCAAGTCTCCTCCCCCAAGCCCTGCGTGCCCCCCGCTGCAGAGACTGGACGCCTGGGAGCAGCACTTGGACCCTAACTCTGGGCGCTGCTTCTACATAAATTCGCTGACTGGCTCCAAGTCCTGGAAGCCCCCGCGCCGCACTCGCGTGCGAGAGATG aACCTTGGCTCCATGGAGGGGACGCAGACCCGGAATAGGGGCAACGGTGTCCTGCAACCTCAGACAAAGggctcagaatctgaaacagggaaCCCAGAACTGCTTGGCCCCCAG GGTTCACTCTCCCACTGCCAGCACACCTCCCAGCTCCACCCCTCAGACCAGCCAGCAGCCTTGCAGCCCACTCGACCTCTGCCGCAGGTCTTGGACGACCCCCAT GAGGTGGAAAAGTCGGGTCTGCTCAACGTGACCAAGATCGCCCAGGGGGGGCGCAAGCTCAG GAAGAACTGGAGCTCATCTTGGGTGGTGTTAGCAGGTAACAGCTTGGTGTTCTACCGGGAGCCGCCGCCTGCAGCGCCCTCCTCAATCTGG GGACCAGCGGGTAGCCGACCCGAAAGCAGCGTGGACCTGCGCGGGGCAGCCCTGGCCCACGGCCGCCACCTGTCCAGCCGCCGCAACGTCCTGCAC ATCCGCACGGTCCCCGGCCACGAGTTCCTGCTGCAGTCAGACCACGAGACCGAGTTGCGAGCCTGGCACCGCGCGCTGCGGGCGGTCATCGAACGCCTG GATCGAGAGAACCCCCTGGAGCTGCGTCTGTCAGGTTCGGGACCCGCAGAGCTGGAGGAGCTGAGCGGCGGAGAGGAAGACGAAGAGGAGTCGGTGCCGGTGTCCAGGCCACTGCTGCGGATCGGCGGCCGCGGGAGCTCTC GTCGGTGTCCTGAAGGAAACGAGCAGAACCGCGTGCGGAACAAACTAAAGCGCCTTATCGCAAAGAGACCATCCTTGCAAAGCCTGCAGGAGCGTGGTCTGCTCCGAG ACCAGGTGTTCGGCTGCCAGTTGGAATCACTGTGCCAGCGGGAAGGGGACACCGTGCCCAGCTTTGTGCGGCTCTGCATTGCTGCTGTGGATAAGAGAGGTCACTTTCCAGAGACCGCACAATCCACCCCTTCCAACAGGCCAAGGCCTGGaattccccacctcccccaccttaGTCTCCCTCCTGCATTATTTCTCTCCACCCTTGGGTCTCTCACCAGTCCTCACCACATACAACTTAGAGCGGGAATCCTTATCTGCTCCCTGCCTCATCTCCTAGGTCTAGATGTAGATGGCATTTACCGAGTGAGTGGGAACTTGGCGGTGGTCCAGAAACTTCGCTTCCTGGTGGACAGAG AGCGGGCGGTCACCTCCGATGGGAGGTATGTGTTCCCAGAACAGCCAGGACAAG CCCTGAGCCCTTCTGCACATCCTTCTCCTCCCAGAGGGCCGATTAGATTTGGACAGTGCCGAATGGGATGA